Proteins from one Embleya scabrispora genomic window:
- a CDS encoding GNAT family N-acetyltransferase gives MTGAMDLYTVPGCRVGVRPPTEADTTASAEAVRRSEHISRWNPADPNDLPDLIRRQGDTFRTFLVVDIAEGALAGRINVSNIVRARFCNASLGYDAYTPYAGTGRMTEALALVIDRAFAADGLALHRLEINVQPGNDASIALARRMGFRYEGFTPRMLFLNDAWRDHERFALTAEEWPGAEKTILPS, from the coding sequence ATGACGGGGGCCATGGACCTGTACACCGTGCCCGGTTGCCGGGTGGGCGTGCGACCGCCGACCGAGGCCGACACGACCGCCTCCGCCGAGGCCGTCCGCCGCTCCGAACACATCTCCCGCTGGAACCCGGCCGACCCGAACGACCTGCCGGACCTGATCCGCCGCCAAGGCGACACCTTCCGCACGTTCCTGGTGGTCGACATCGCCGAGGGCGCCCTGGCCGGCCGGATCAACGTCTCGAACATCGTGCGGGCACGCTTTTGCAACGCGTCGCTCGGCTACGACGCCTACACGCCCTACGCGGGCACCGGTCGGATGACCGAGGCGCTGGCCCTGGTGATCGACCGCGCGTTCGCCGCGGACGGCCTCGCGCTGCACCGCCTGGAGATCAACGTGCAGCCGGGCAACGACGCCTCGATCGCGCTCGCGCGCCGCATGGGCTTTCGCTACGAGGGCTTCACCCCGCGCATGTTGTTCCTCAACGACGCCTGGCGCGACCACGAGCGCTTCGCGTTGACCGCCGAGGAGTGGCCGGGCGCGGAGAAGACCATTCTTCCCTCATAG
- a CDS encoding alkyl sulfatase dimerization domain-containing protein encodes MTYEVEPAVHPELAAHTAHFAKRVYTVAGHVHVAVGWSSANAAVIEGPDGLVVVDTGSGADLAAVIEAELRPQLRDPKAPVRAVVVTHHHPDHVNGLSHWAATPDVDVYAHRTFLAALTDQSGPTLHIMGLRSVYSLGNLLGPSDTEGVNDAVGPHAGVGTPSFVMPTVLVGDALETEVAGVRLRLFHNPGETDDAISVYLPDSDVLLCGDTIQGPTLPNIHTLRGCRYRDPMQWVRSIDALRAHGAAHLIPSHGQPVSGADRVAEVLAVERDCIQYIHDQTVRRMNEGLTPDELAETIELPEHLASYAPYAREYYGTVKHTVRQIFFGYLGWFGGDPVDLDPLPRAEHARRTVALMGGRERVLGAATEAYEAGEYQWAAELATHLTRIDREDTDARAVKAAAFRRLGYAQLNVNWRNWYLTSADELEDRIQPILPLINFAAVFAPRDLVARIPAAWLIELYTTRLRAEEALEVDTVLGWRVLGGVHGEEEVALHIHRGVARFLREIPADAAVVLELPRETVESLHLGRTDLRGALAGGDARTIRGGAADAADLLDLFDPLQPRRPTELTLR; translated from the coding sequence ATGACGTACGAGGTCGAGCCTGCCGTTCATCCAGAACTCGCCGCGCACACCGCGCACTTCGCCAAGCGCGTGTACACCGTGGCGGGACACGTGCACGTCGCCGTGGGCTGGTCCTCGGCCAACGCCGCGGTGATCGAGGGCCCCGATGGACTGGTGGTGGTCGACACCGGCAGCGGGGCGGACCTGGCCGCGGTGATCGAGGCCGAACTGCGACCGCAACTGCGCGACCCGAAGGCCCCGGTGCGGGCCGTGGTGGTCACCCACCACCACCCCGACCACGTGAACGGGCTGAGCCACTGGGCCGCGACGCCCGACGTGGACGTGTACGCGCACCGGACCTTCCTGGCCGCGCTCACCGACCAGTCCGGGCCCACGCTGCACATCATGGGCCTGCGCTCGGTGTACTCGCTCGGCAACCTCCTCGGCCCCTCGGACACCGAGGGCGTCAACGACGCGGTCGGCCCGCACGCCGGGGTGGGTACACCGTCGTTCGTGATGCCCACCGTGCTGGTGGGCGATGCGCTGGAGACCGAGGTCGCGGGGGTGCGGCTGCGGCTGTTCCACAATCCCGGCGAGACCGACGACGCGATCAGCGTGTACCTGCCGGACAGCGACGTGCTTCTGTGCGGCGACACGATTCAGGGGCCGACCCTGCCCAACATCCACACCCTGCGCGGGTGTCGCTATCGCGACCCGATGCAGTGGGTACGCAGCATCGACGCGCTGCGCGCGCACGGGGCCGCGCACCTGATCCCCAGCCACGGGCAACCGGTGTCGGGGGCGGACCGGGTCGCCGAGGTGCTGGCCGTGGAGCGGGACTGCATCCAGTACATCCACGACCAGACCGTGCGCCGGATGAACGAGGGGCTGACCCCGGACGAGTTGGCCGAGACGATCGAACTGCCCGAGCACCTGGCCTCGTACGCGCCGTACGCGCGGGAGTACTACGGCACCGTCAAGCACACCGTGCGGCAGATCTTCTTCGGCTACCTCGGCTGGTTCGGCGGCGATCCGGTGGACCTGGATCCGCTGCCCCGGGCCGAACACGCGCGCCGGACGGTGGCGCTGATGGGCGGCCGGGAGCGGGTGCTCGGCGCGGCGACCGAGGCGTACGAGGCGGGCGAATACCAGTGGGCGGCCGAGTTGGCCACGCACCTGACCCGGATCGACCGCGAGGACACGGACGCGCGGGCGGTCAAGGCCGCCGCGTTCCGCCGACTCGGCTACGCCCAGCTCAACGTCAACTGGCGCAACTGGTACCTGACCAGCGCGGACGAGTTGGAGGACCGGATCCAGCCGATCCTGCCGCTGATCAACTTCGCCGCGGTCTTCGCGCCCCGGGACCTGGTCGCCCGGATCCCGGCGGCGTGGCTGATCGAGCTGTACACCACCCGGCTGCGCGCGGAGGAGGCGTTGGAGGTGGACACCGTGCTCGGCTGGCGGGTGCTCGGCGGGGTGCACGGCGAGGAGGAGGTGGCGCTGCACATCCATCGCGGCGTGGCGCGCTTCCTGCGGGAGATCCCGGCGGACGCCGCCGTGGTGCTCGAACTGCCGCGCGAGACCGTGGAGTCGCTGCATCTGGGCCGGACCGATCTGCGCGGTGCGCTGGCCGGCGGGGACGCCCGGACGATCCGGGGCGGCGCGGCGGACGCGGCGGACCTGCTCGACCTGTTCGACCCGCTCCAGCCGCGCAGGCCCACCGAGTTGACGCTGCGCTGA
- the trmD gene encoding tRNA (guanosine(37)-N1)-methyltransferase TrmD: MRIDVVTIFPEYLAPLDVSLVGKACAKGLLDVHLHQLRDWTYDVHKTVDDTPYGGGPGMVMKPEPWGLALDAVLEQGESAAAPVPRMIVPTPSGRPFTQDLAVELAEEPWLLFAPARYEGIDRRVLDEAATRMRVDEVSIGDYVLAGGEVAVLVMVEAVARLLPGVLGNAESHRDDSFAPGAMANLLEGPVYTKPAEWRGREVPPITVSGNHGAIARWRRDEALRRTSAHRPDLIGRIDPAAVDKKDRALLAELGWVERDGRFHRVDPPVAD; the protein is encoded by the coding sequence GTGAGGATCGACGTCGTCACCATCTTTCCCGAATACCTGGCCCCGCTGGACGTCTCGCTGGTCGGCAAGGCGTGCGCCAAGGGCCTGCTGGACGTGCACCTGCACCAGCTCCGGGACTGGACGTACGACGTGCACAAGACCGTCGACGACACCCCGTACGGCGGCGGCCCCGGCATGGTGATGAAGCCCGAGCCGTGGGGCCTCGCGCTGGACGCCGTGCTGGAGCAGGGCGAGAGCGCGGCGGCCCCGGTGCCCCGGATGATCGTGCCCACGCCGTCGGGCCGGCCGTTCACCCAGGACCTCGCGGTCGAACTGGCCGAGGAGCCGTGGCTGCTGTTCGCGCCCGCCCGGTACGAGGGCATCGACCGGCGGGTCCTGGACGAGGCGGCGACCCGGATGCGGGTGGACGAGGTGTCCATCGGCGACTACGTGCTCGCGGGCGGCGAGGTGGCCGTGCTGGTCATGGTCGAGGCGGTGGCCCGGCTGCTGCCGGGAGTGCTGGGCAACGCGGAATCGCACCGGGACGACTCGTTCGCGCCGGGCGCGATGGCCAACCTCCTGGAGGGCCCGGTGTACACCAAGCCCGCCGAGTGGCGCGGGCGCGAGGTGCCGCCGATCACGGTGTCCGGGAACCACGGCGCGATCGCCCGTTGGCGGCGGGACGAGGCGCTGCGCCGGACCTCGGCGCACCGGCCCGACCTGATCGGCCGGATCGATCCCGCGGCGGTGGACAAGAAGGACCGGGCGCTGCTCGCCGAGCTGGGCTGGGTCGAGCGGGACGGCCGGTTTCATCGGGTCGACCCACCTGTGGCAGACTGA
- the lepB gene encoding signal peptidase I produces MGRRGKPKGARAADPVPARPGPHPDGGAGPLPTPEVAGAVALGEAEPVRAAPSVEAPTPAPARRRRGRRSRRKDKVVPLWRELPMLAVIALALALLIKTFLVQAFYIPSGSMEHTIDVGDRVLVDKFSPWFGWTPERGQVVVFKDPGGWLGKKETDDPPPGLKQFKQGLVFVGMLPSDDEQDLIKRVIGVGGDTVACCDPSGRITVNGVPLDEPYLYKGNAPSEKRFSVTVPKGRLWVMGDHRGDSADSRAHMDRPYQGTIPVDDVVGRAVLVAWPFGRAHRLPVPDTFGNKALSVAILPPTPVVMGMVGAVPLVLLRRRVRSRRRMPAPWGRHRPGDVRGTGRKSSRQSCGQPVDSPDRVPCGLHGYEEAPWGKS; encoded by the coding sequence GTGGGTAGACGCGGCAAGCCCAAGGGCGCCCGGGCCGCCGATCCGGTGCCCGCGCGGCCGGGCCCCCACCCCGACGGCGGGGCCGGTCCGCTCCCCACCCCGGAGGTCGCGGGCGCGGTGGCGCTCGGCGAGGCCGAGCCCGTCCGTGCGGCGCCGTCGGTCGAGGCGCCGACCCCCGCCCCCGCGCGCCGGCGTCGGGGCAGGCGTTCGCGGCGCAAGGACAAGGTGGTGCCGCTGTGGCGCGAACTGCCGATGCTCGCGGTGATCGCGCTCGCCCTCGCGCTGCTGATCAAGACGTTTCTGGTGCAGGCGTTCTACATCCCCTCGGGGTCGATGGAGCACACCATCGACGTCGGCGACCGGGTCTTGGTGGACAAGTTCTCGCCGTGGTTCGGGTGGACCCCCGAGCGCGGCCAGGTGGTCGTCTTCAAGGACCCGGGCGGCTGGCTGGGCAAGAAGGAGACGGACGACCCGCCGCCCGGACTCAAGCAGTTCAAGCAGGGACTCGTGTTCGTGGGCATGTTGCCCTCGGACGACGAACAGGACCTGATCAAGCGGGTGATCGGGGTCGGCGGCGACACGGTGGCCTGCTGCGACCCGTCCGGGCGAATCACCGTGAACGGTGTTCCGCTGGACGAGCCCTACCTGTACAAGGGCAACGCGCCCTCGGAAAAACGCTTCAGTGTGACCGTGCCCAAGGGGCGGCTGTGGGTGATGGGCGACCATCGCGGTGACTCGGCCGACTCGCGGGCACATATGGATCGGCCCTATCAGGGCACGATCCCGGTGGACGATGTGGTCGGTCGGGCCGTCCTGGTGGCCTGGCCGTTCGGTCGCGCGCATCGGCTGCCGGTTCCGGACACGTTCGGGAACAAAGCCCTGTCGGTTGCGATTCTCCCGCCCACCCCGGTCGTTATGGGAATGGTGGGTGCGGTTCCGCTGGTCCTGCTACGCCGACGTGTACGCTCGCGCCGGCGCATGCCGGCCCCGTGGGGTCGACATCGACCCGGCGACGTGCGCGGCACGGGTCGGAAATCATCAAGACAGAGCTGTGGGCAGCCGGTGGACAGCCCCGACCGGGTGCCGTGTGGCCTGCACGGGTACGAGGAGGCGCCGTGGGGGAAGTCGTGA
- the lepB gene encoding signal peptidase I — MKHPKNGAATDAAPIFPPVAPTPATGGPGAGGPPDADGPGGPGGPGDSGGAGDSGEPEGTGGPEASGTDEGASDSGERRKKKGSFWKELPLLLVIAVVLALLIKTFLVQAFSIPSESMENTIKVGDRVLVNKFSPWFGAEPERGQVVVFHDPGNWLQEAPKQSDNAVVRGLQKGMSWVGLMPSADEKDLIKRVIGVGGDRVQCCDAQGRLMVNGKPLDESSYLKKGVAPSTKVFDVTVPKGRIWLMGDNRDNSSDSRYHMDQPFNGTVDKDQVIGRAFTVVWPLNRIHGLGVPGTFDQPGLGLDVIGGTPMAAGLIGAVPLVWWRRRRRGGPEERTATRSPSAAPPA; from the coding sequence GTGAAACATCCGAAGAACGGGGCCGCCACCGACGCGGCGCCGATCTTCCCGCCGGTGGCGCCGACCCCCGCGACCGGTGGTCCGGGTGCGGGCGGACCGCCGGACGCGGACGGCCCCGGCGGACCGGGTGGTCCGGGCGACTCCGGCGGAGCCGGTGACTCCGGCGAGCCGGAGGGTACCGGTGGACCCGAGGCGTCGGGCACCGACGAGGGCGCCTCGGACTCGGGCGAACGGCGCAAGAAGAAGGGGTCGTTCTGGAAGGAACTGCCGCTGCTTCTGGTGATCGCGGTGGTCCTGGCGCTGCTCATCAAGACCTTCCTCGTGCAGGCGTTCTCGATTCCGTCGGAGTCGATGGAGAACACCATCAAGGTCGGCGACCGGGTCCTGGTGAACAAGTTCTCGCCGTGGTTCGGCGCGGAGCCGGAGCGGGGCCAGGTGGTGGTCTTCCACGATCCGGGCAACTGGCTCCAGGAGGCGCCGAAGCAGTCCGACAACGCGGTGGTGCGCGGGCTGCAAAAGGGCATGTCCTGGGTCGGCCTGATGCCGTCCGCCGACGAGAAGGACCTGATCAAGCGGGTGATCGGGGTCGGCGGCGACCGGGTCCAGTGTTGCGACGCGCAGGGCCGGCTCATGGTCAACGGCAAGCCGCTGGACGAGAGTTCGTACCTGAAGAAGGGCGTGGCCCCGTCGACGAAGGTGTTCGACGTGACCGTGCCCAAGGGCCGGATCTGGCTGATGGGCGACAACCGGGACAACTCGTCCGATTCGCGCTATCACATGGACCAGCCGTTCAACGGGACGGTGGACAAGGACCAGGTGATCGGCCGCGCGTTCACCGTGGTGTGGCCGCTGAACCGGATCCACGGCCTCGGCGTGCCGGGCACCTTCGACCAGCCGGGCCTCGGGCTCGACGTGATCGGCGGTACCCCGATGGCGGCCGGGCTGATCGGGGCGGTGCCGCTGGTGTGGTGGCGGCGCAGGCGACGCGGCGGGCCCGAGGAGCGTACGGCCACGCGCTCGCCCTCGGCGGCGCCGCCGGCCTGA
- a CDS encoding NUDIX hydrolase, whose translation MTTQPVSWPGDVPEPVPDYPADLAPDLERRAVRVVLLDPDDRVLLFRTRVPESDPSDWYDLPGGGLDPGETYVDAAVREIREETGLRIEPAEVGPATWRRSVTWVRPGHRRVQHEFVVLVRVAERAPAVCEDRSLWTADELAEYQEAVWWPVDEIRAAPARFYPGRLPELLPRFLAGELIDEPFEWWNG comes from the coding sequence ATGACGACTCAACCCGTGTCATGGCCCGGAGACGTACCGGAGCCGGTGCCGGACTATCCCGCCGATCTGGCGCCCGACCTGGAGCGGCGCGCGGTGCGCGTGGTGCTGCTCGATCCCGACGACCGGGTGCTGCTGTTTCGCACCCGGGTCCCCGAATCCGATCCGTCCGACTGGTACGACCTGCCGGGGGGCGGCCTGGACCCCGGGGAGACCTATGTGGACGCGGCCGTTCGGGAGATCCGGGAGGAGACCGGCCTGCGGATCGAGCCGGCCGAGGTGGGGCCGGCGACCTGGCGGCGGAGTGTGACCTGGGTGCGGCCGGGGCATCGGCGGGTGCAACACGAGTTCGTGGTCCTGGTCCGGGTCGCCGAGCGGGCGCCCGCGGTCTGCGAGGACCGTTCGTTGTGGACCGCGGACGAGCTGGCCGAGTACCAGGAGGCGGTGTGGTGGCCGGTGGACGAGATCCGGGCGGCGCCGGCGCGGTTCTACCCGGGCCGGCTGCCCGAGCTGCTGCCGAGGTTCCTCGCCGGCGAGCTGATCGACGAGCCGTTCGAGTGGTGGAACGGCTGA
- the rplS gene encoding 50S ribosomal protein L19, translating to MNKLDHIDAASLRDDVPDFRPGDTLKVHVRVIEGNKSRVQVFQGFVLRRQGDGVRETFTVRKVSYGVGVERTFPVHTPVIEKIELVTRGAVRRAKLYYMRDLRGKAAKIKEKRSDRPTR from the coding sequence ATGAACAAGCTCGACCACATCGATGCCGCATCCCTGCGGGACGACGTCCCGGACTTCCGTCCCGGCGACACCCTCAAGGTGCACGTGCGCGTCATCGAAGGCAACAAGTCCCGCGTCCAGGTCTTCCAGGGCTTCGTGCTGCGTCGCCAGGGCGACGGCGTCCGCGAGACCTTCACGGTCCGCAAGGTCAGCTACGGCGTCGGCGTGGAGCGCACCTTCCCGGTGCACACCCCGGTGATCGAGAAGATCGAGCTGGTCACCCGCGGCGCCGTGCGTCGCGCGAAGCTCTACTACATGCGTGACCTGCGCGGCAAGGCCGCGAAGATCAAGGAGAAGCGCTCGGACCGTCCGACGCGCTGA
- a CDS encoding RNA-binding protein: MLEEALEHLVKGIVEHPDEVKVRARNLRRGRILEVRVHPEDLGKVIGRGGRTARALRTVVTALGGRGVRVDLVDVDQVR; the protein is encoded by the coding sequence GTGCTCGAGGAAGCCCTCGAACACTTGGTCAAGGGCATCGTCGAGCATCCGGACGAGGTCAAGGTACGGGCGCGTAATCTTCGCCGCGGCCGCATTCTCGAGGTCCGGGTTCACCCCGAGGACCTCGGGAAGGTCATCGGGCGAGGTGGCCGCACCGCGCGTGCGCTGCGTACCGTCGTGACCGCGCTCGGCGGCCGGGGAGTCCGCGTCGACCTCGTCGACGTCGACCAGGTTCGCTGA
- the lepB gene encoding signal peptidase I, whose amino-acid sequence MTASGTATAREADAVAGAESDAGPDGDAEADSESESGPDTEGAPDAPRRRRMPAWVELPLLVAIAMVVVLVVNSWVAQPFVIPSGSMENTLEVGDRVLVNKLAYKYGDIHRGDMIVFDGRGSFTPESGSPDPVTGALRKLGGVFGFTNPDDNDFVKRVIGIGGDVVKCCDTQGRVTVNGVPLDEGDYLHPGDKPSDFPFEAAVPKGKLWVMGDHRSNSADSRDHLGDPGGGMVPESRVIGRAQWIIWPFGRIRGADRPKTFDRSDFDRRG is encoded by the coding sequence GTGACCGCGTCGGGGACCGCGACCGCACGCGAGGCCGACGCCGTTGCCGGGGCCGAGTCCGATGCCGGCCCCGATGGTGACGCCGAGGCCGATTCCGAGTCCGAGTCGGGCCCCGATACCGAGGGCGCCCCCGATGCGCCGCGTCGGCGGCGGATGCCCGCGTGGGTCGAACTCCCGCTGCTGGTCGCGATCGCGATGGTCGTCGTCCTGGTGGTGAACTCGTGGGTCGCCCAGCCGTTCGTGATCCCCAGCGGTTCGATGGAGAACACGCTCGAGGTCGGCGACCGGGTCCTGGTGAACAAACTCGCCTACAAGTACGGGGACATCCACCGCGGCGACATGATCGTCTTCGACGGGCGCGGCTCGTTCACCCCCGAGAGCGGCTCGCCCGACCCGGTGACCGGCGCGCTGCGCAAGCTCGGTGGGGTGTTCGGCTTCACCAACCCCGACGACAACGACTTCGTGAAGCGGGTGATCGGGATCGGCGGCGACGTGGTCAAGTGTTGCGACACGCAGGGTCGGGTCACCGTCAACGGGGTGCCGCTGGACGAGGGCGACTACCTGCATCCGGGCGACAAGCCCTCCGACTTCCCGTTCGAGGCCGCGGTGCCCAAGGGAAAGCTCTGGGTCATGGGCGACCATCGCAGCAACTCGGCCGACTCGCGCGACCACCTGGGCGACCCCGGCGGCGGCATGGTGCCGGAGAGCCGGGTGATCGGGCGCGCGCAGTGGATCATCTGGCCGTTCGGGCGGATCCGGGGCGCGGATCGGCCGAAGACCTTCGATCGGTCGGACTTCGACCGCCGTGGGTAG
- the rimM gene encoding ribosome maturation factor RimM (Essential for efficient processing of 16S rRNA): MQLVVGRIGKAHGIKGQVTVEVRTDEPELRLAPGAVLMTDPPSVGPLTIADGRVHSGRLLLSIEGVTTRSGAEALRNTLLIAEIDPDELPEDPEEFYDHQLIGLDVVTVDGEAVGEITEVAHLPSQDLLMVRRADGREVMIPFVRQIVPEIDLENQRAVITPPPGLLDAEDAVLAVPDPAEGDTSEDPS; this comes from the coding sequence GTGCAGCTTGTGGTCGGCCGTATCGGCAAGGCACACGGCATCAAGGGCCAGGTGACCGTCGAGGTCCGTACCGACGAGCCCGAACTGCGGCTCGCGCCCGGAGCGGTGCTGATGACCGACCCGCCGTCAGTCGGTCCGCTGACCATCGCCGACGGCCGGGTGCACAGCGGTCGACTGCTGCTGAGCATCGAGGGCGTGACCACCCGCAGCGGCGCCGAGGCGCTGCGCAACACGCTGCTGATCGCCGAGATCGACCCGGACGAACTCCCCGAGGATCCCGAGGAGTTCTACGACCACCAGCTGATCGGGCTGGACGTGGTCACGGTCGACGGCGAGGCGGTCGGCGAGATCACCGAGGTGGCCCACCTGCCCTCGCAGGACCTGCTCATGGTCCGCCGCGCGGACGGGCGCGAGGTGATGATCCCGTTCGTGCGGCAGATCGTGCCGGAGATCGACCTGGAGAACCAGCGCGCGGTGATCACCCCGCCGCCGGGCCTGCTCGACGCGGAGGACGCGGTGCTCGCGGTGCCGGACCCGGCGGAGGGCGACACGTCCGAGGACCCGTCGTGA
- a CDS encoding proline--tRNA ligase, translating to MRWSELYVPTLRQDPADADAVSHRLLVRAGYIRQLMAGHYSLLPLAVRVRAKVVRIIREEMDRIGAQEMILPTMHPAEIWQKSGRWEVMGDEMFRLVDRKGTDLALGMTHEEIFTTLALELSSYRDLPQTWYQFQTKFRDEPRPKSGLIRVREFTMKDSYSFDLDAEGLDRSFEAHRQAYVRIFQRLNIPAIAVQASSGTMGGSGSTEFMCPSAAGEDLVVHCPNCDYAANVEKATSTLAPIEDGPGLDAPERFDTPGVKTIENLTKAHGVAADRQIKTLVYMVGGQLTLALLRGDHALVEQKLIDTTGSNDVRPATPDEIKAALGAYPGSLGGVGVSDLPILADEALRGRRDMVTGANVDKTHVRGVDVERDIAVGRWVDLREVVAGEPCPKCGTGLEVEQTVEIGHIFKLGDRYTDVLGVNVLGADGERITPVMGSYGIGVERAMAAMVETHHDKNGIVWPVSVAPFEVAVALLDVDDEKSRTTAEEIYAELGRQRVDTILDDRAERPGVKFKDIELVGIPFRVTVGARSLAEGNVEIVSRASGEKALVPVAEAVEYVRRLVLDAS from the coding sequence ATGCGTTGGTCCGAACTGTACGTACCCACTCTCCGTCAGGACCCCGCCGACGCCGACGCGGTCAGCCACCGTCTGCTCGTGCGCGCGGGCTACATCCGGCAGCTGATGGCCGGCCACTACTCGCTGCTGCCGCTCGCGGTGCGGGTGCGCGCGAAGGTCGTGCGGATCATCCGCGAGGAGATGGACCGGATCGGCGCGCAGGAGATGATCCTGCCGACCATGCATCCGGCCGAGATCTGGCAGAAGAGCGGTCGCTGGGAGGTCATGGGCGACGAGATGTTCCGGCTCGTGGACCGCAAGGGCACCGACCTGGCGCTCGGCATGACGCACGAGGAAATCTTCACGACCCTCGCGCTCGAACTCAGCTCCTATCGCGACCTGCCCCAGACCTGGTACCAGTTCCAGACCAAGTTCCGGGACGAGCCCAGGCCCAAGAGCGGCCTGATCCGGGTGCGCGAGTTCACCATGAAGGACTCGTACAGCTTCGACCTGGACGCCGAGGGGCTGGACCGCTCGTTCGAGGCGCACCGGCAGGCGTACGTCCGCATCTTCCAGCGGCTGAACATCCCGGCGATCGCGGTGCAGGCGTCCAGCGGCACCATGGGCGGCAGCGGCTCGACCGAGTTCATGTGCCCGTCGGCGGCCGGCGAGGACCTCGTCGTGCACTGTCCGAACTGCGATTACGCGGCCAACGTGGAGAAGGCCACGTCCACGCTCGCGCCGATCGAGGACGGCCCGGGGCTCGACGCGCCGGAGCGGTTCGACACCCCCGGCGTCAAGACCATCGAGAACCTGACCAAGGCGCACGGCGTCGCGGCCGACCGGCAGATCAAGACGCTGGTCTACATGGTCGGCGGGCAGCTCACACTGGCCCTGCTGCGCGGGGACCACGCGCTGGTCGAGCAGAAGCTGATCGACACCACCGGCTCCAACGACGTGCGCCCGGCCACGCCCGACGAGATCAAGGCCGCGCTCGGCGCGTACCCGGGCAGCCTGGGCGGGGTCGGCGTGAGCGACCTGCCGATCCTGGCCGACGAGGCGCTGCGGGGTCGCCGGGACATGGTCACCGGCGCCAACGTGGACAAGACGCACGTGCGCGGCGTGGACGTCGAGCGGGACATCGCGGTGGGCCGCTGGGTGGACCTGCGCGAGGTGGTGGCCGGCGAGCCGTGCCCGAAGTGCGGCACCGGCCTGGAGGTCGAGCAGACGGTCGAGATCGGCCACATCTTCAAGCTCGGCGACAGGTACACCGACGTGCTCGGGGTGAACGTGCTCGGCGCGGACGGCGAGCGGATCACCCCGGTCATGGGCAGCTACGGCATCGGCGTCGAGCGCGCGATGGCCGCGATGGTCGAGACGCACCACGACAAGAACGGCATCGTGTGGCCGGTCTCGGTGGCGCCGTTCGAGGTCGCGGTCGCGCTGCTCGACGTCGACGACGAGAAGTCGCGCACCACCGCCGAGGAGATCTACGCGGAGCTGGGGCGGCAGCGGGTGGACACGATCCTGGACGACCGCGCCGAGCGGCCCGGGGTGAAGTTCAAGGACATCGAACTGGTCGGCATCCCGTTCCGGGTGACCGTCGGCGCCCGCAGCCTGGCCGAGGGCAACGTGGAGATCGTCTCGCGCGCGAGCGGCGAAAAGGCCCTGGTGCCGGTCGCCGAGGCGGTCGAGTACGTGCGCAGGCTGGTCCTCGACGCGAGCTGA
- the rpsP gene encoding 30S ribosomal protein S16 — MAVKIKLKRLGKIRSPHYRIVVADARTKRDGRAIEEIGIYHPMENPSRIEVDSERALYWLGVGAQPTEPVAHILKLTGDWQKYKGEPAPAPLLVAAEKADKKSLFEAAAREAMDEPKDGATTPKAKKEKKVEAAAETETPAAEGEAAAETAANEG; from the coding sequence GTGGCAGTCAAGATCAAGCTGAAGCGCCTGGGCAAGATCCGTTCGCCCCACTACCGCATCGTCGTCGCCGACGCCCGCACCAAGCGTGACGGTCGGGCGATCGAGGAGATCGGTATCTACCACCCGATGGAGAACCCCTCGCGTATCGAGGTCGACTCCGAGCGTGCGCTCTACTGGCTGGGTGTCGGCGCGCAGCCGACCGAGCCCGTCGCGCACATCCTCAAGCTGACCGGCGACTGGCAGAAGTACAAGGGCGAGCCGGCCCCGGCCCCGCTCCTGGTCGCCGCCGAGAAGGCCGACAAGAAGTCGCTCTTCGAAGCCGCCGCCCGCGAGGCGATGGACGAGCCCAAGGACGGCGCCACCACGCCGAAGGCCAAGAAGGAGAAGAAGGTCGAGGCCGCCGCCGAGACCGAGACTCCGGCCGCCGAGGGCGAAGCCGCCGCCGAGACCGCCGCTAACGAGGGCTGA